The Cydia amplana chromosome 9, ilCydAmpl1.1, whole genome shotgun sequence genome includes a region encoding these proteins:
- the LOC134650772 gene encoding uncharacterized protein LOC134650772 translates to MPYRIHCAETEAAKIIRPTKTAANSVIWSQWTQKVKSKYRKYRDQTEGTGGGPALVRPLTDTELKVLEVVGTAAVDGFTNLETPLVGSVEISTPAPVDEQPPVAAQLPIAIQPSVADHPPGAVQPPIAVQPSSAAVQPPSSSAQLRSSHRPERTLPRSFITSSQRRQRKRPSRPKPAELLQGSLDRNHELFRSTITQAAETLATAIRVAGEAISSAIRNHGGLQNNDGGGQSVEYLDEDLLE, encoded by the exons ATGCCTTACCGCATCCACTGCGCTGAAACTGAAGCTGCTAAAATAATCAGACCCACGAAAACAGCTGCAAATTCTGTT ATTTGGTCGCAGTGGACACAGAAGGTCAAATCTAAGTACAGAAAATACAGAGATCAAACGGAGGGCACTGGTGGAGGTCCTGCATTAGTCCGCCCACTGACAGACACAGAACTTAAGGTTTTGGAGGTCGTAGGAACAGCTGCAGTGGATGGATTTACCAATCTGGAGACTCCACTA GTTGGTTCTGTTGAAATTTCAACACCGGCACCAGTTGATGAACAACCACCAGTTGCTGCCCAGCTGCCAATTGCTATCCAGCCATCAGTCGCTGACCACCCACCAGGTGCTGTCCAGCCACCAATTGCTGTCCAGCCATCATCTGCTGCTGTTCAACCTCCATCATCTTCAGCCCAATTGCGGAGTTCTCATAGGCCAGAACGTACTCTTCCTCGCTCATTTATTACCTCGTCGCAACGACGACAGCGGAAAAGACCTTCGCGGCCCAAACCAGCAGAATTACTGCAAGGGTCATTAGACCGGAATCATGAATTATTCCGGTCTACAATAACACAGGCAGCAGAGACCTTAGCCACTGCCATCAGAGTAGCAGGGGAGGCCATTTCCTCGGCTATTAGGAACCATGGTGGTTTACAGAACAATGATGGTGGTGGGCAGTCGGTAGAATATTTAGACGAAGATCTATTAGAGTAA